The following coding sequences lie in one Methanorbis furvi genomic window:
- a CDS encoding DHH family phosphoesterase, which yields MDNNMVYRLGPGCEVDDIVEGQIYLGKVQGFATFGTFVLLNDRVKGLLHKSNIKSDKKERDQILVQVNQIRPNGNIDLREVDIPEGSYDTQLVTKKITLSRLSDLKNKVGRNVTIEADVVQIKQTSGPTIFTVCDDSGVEDAAAFTEAGVRSYPEVNLGDIVRIFGEATRRNNQMQIEVSDMHVLKGAEADSVRSRINKALEARAEPPEEVAPLIDSDVLKALWPEMRKLAKIIRRAVLTQQPIILRHHADADGICAAVSVETAVLQFIRDNGGDPDQDNFLFRRSPSKAPFYEIEDVTRDLDMMLKDNVRFGQKLPLILLMDNGSTEEDMPSYKMTEVYQLDVIVADHHHPDDTIDKYLLAHVNPYHVGGDFGVTAGMLGTEIARLINPAVEQKILHLPGVAGVADRSEAPELGSYLALIEGKYTRDECKDMALALDYEQYWLRFNDGREIVKDILNLNNAPERHNRLVTLLVTEANAAIEDQMSTMMPHVKDQKLSSGANLFLADVEMFAHRFTFPPPGKSSGEVHDILCKRYVNQPVVTLGLGPDFAVIRSRGVKMNIPQMVRSMRDEMPGAGISGGGHLVVGSIKFVEGMRSEVIAKMIEKISEFPVD from the coding sequence ATGGATAATAACATGGTATACCGGCTTGGCCCGGGTTGTGAAGTGGATGATATCGTAGAAGGCCAAATATATCTGGGAAAAGTTCAGGGATTCGCAACGTTTGGCACGTTTGTTCTCTTAAACGACCGCGTCAAAGGACTGCTGCATAAAAGCAACATCAAAAGCGACAAAAAAGAACGGGATCAGATCCTCGTACAGGTAAATCAGATCCGCCCGAACGGCAACATTGACCTTCGCGAGGTTGACATCCCTGAAGGGAGCTATGACACGCAGCTGGTCACCAAAAAGATCACCCTCTCCCGTCTCTCCGACCTCAAAAACAAGGTTGGCAGAAACGTCACCATCGAAGCAGACGTTGTGCAGATCAAACAGACGTCTGGTCCCACCATCTTCACCGTCTGTGATGACTCAGGCGTTGAAGACGCCGCAGCCTTCACTGAAGCAGGTGTTCGCTCCTACCCAGAAGTAAACCTCGGCGACATCGTCCGAATCTTCGGCGAGGCAACCCGCAGAAACAACCAGATGCAGATCGAAGTCTCCGACATGCATGTCCTCAAAGGAGCTGAAGCAGACTCGGTCAGATCCCGCATCAACAAAGCTCTTGAAGCACGCGCTGAACCTCCCGAAGAAGTTGCGCCGCTCATTGACAGTGACGTTCTCAAAGCCCTGTGGCCTGAGATGCGCAAACTCGCAAAAATTATCCGCCGCGCGGTCCTCACCCAGCAGCCGATCATTCTCCGTCACCACGCAGACGCTGACGGTATCTGTGCCGCAGTTTCCGTTGAAACCGCAGTCCTCCAGTTCATCCGCGACAACGGAGGCGACCCGGATCAGGACAATTTCCTCTTCCGCCGCTCACCGTCCAAAGCACCGTTCTATGAGATTGAGGACGTCACCCGCGACCTTGACATGATGCTGAAGGACAACGTCAGATTCGGTCAGAAACTCCCGCTGATCCTGCTGATGGACAACGGCTCAACCGAAGAGGACATGCCCTCCTACAAGATGACCGAGGTCTATCAGCTTGACGTCATCGTTGCCGACCACCACCACCCTGACGACACCATCGACAAGTATCTGCTTGCCCACGTCAACCCGTACCATGTCGGCGGCGACTTTGGGGTGACCGCTGGAATGCTCGGAACCGAGATTGCCCGCCTGATCAATCCGGCTGTTGAACAGAAAATTCTCCACCTGCCGGGCGTTGCAGGCGTTGCCGACCGCAGCGAGGCTCCTGAACTCGGGTCATACCTTGCTTTAATTGAAGGAAAATACACCCGCGACGAATGCAAAGACATGGCTCTTGCGTTAGACTATGAGCAGTACTGGCTCAGATTTAACGACGGACGCGAGATCGTCAAAGACATTCTGAATCTTAACAACGCTCCCGAACGCCACAACCGTCTCGTGACTCTCCTCGTCACCGAAGCAAACGCAGCGATCGAGGATCAGATGAGCACTATGATGCCGCATGTCAAGGATCAGAAACTCTCATCCGGTGCAAATCTGTTCCTTGCTGATGTTGAGATGTTTGCCCACCGGTTCACGTTCCCGCCGCCGGGCAAATCCTCCGGCGAAGTGCATGATATCCTCTGCAAACGCTATGTGAACCAGCCGGTCGTAACCCTTGGTCTTGGCCCGGACTTTGCGGTCATCCGTTCCCGCGGCGTGAAAATGAACATCCCTCAGATGGTTCGGTCCATGCGTGACGAGATGCCGGGCGCAGGCATCTCCGGCGGAGGCCATCTTGTCGTCGGCAGCATCAAGTTTGTCGAAGGCATGCGGTCTGAAGTCATTGCCAAAATGATTGAAAAGATCTCTGAGTTCCCAGTAGATTAA
- a CDS encoding DUF7123 family protein encodes MTEPKTIRERYNDTQSRILGYLMAGVAKGSRFFKAKYIAKDLGLSSKEVGTNLAILSEICDELDIQRWSYSNSTTWMVTNKIIV; translated from the coding sequence ATGACCGAACCTAAAACAATTCGTGAAAGATATAACGACACCCAGTCTCGGATCCTTGGATATCTGATGGCCGGCGTGGCAAAAGGAAGCCGTTTCTTCAAGGCAAAGTACATTGCCAAAGACCTTGGACTCTCCTCCAAGGAGGTCGGAACCAATCTTGCCATCCTTTCCGAGATCTGTGATGAACTGGATATTCAGCGCTGGAGCTACTCAAATAGCACCACCTGGATGGTAACGAACAAAATAATAGTCTAA
- a CDS encoding DUF7123 family protein: MVSDLELQTTEYNSTQQRIINYLKAGVSSGTRFFKAKYIAKELGISSRAVGTNLALLAEKCMELEIVQWGYSTSTTWMVKARQYLN; the protein is encoded by the coding sequence ATGGTAAGTGACTTGGAGCTACAGACAACAGAATACAACTCCACACAGCAGCGGATTATCAACTATCTGAAAGCCGGTGTATCCTCAGGCACCAGATTTTTCAAAGCAAAATATATCGCCAAAGAGCTTGGCATCTCATCACGTGCGGTAGGCACGAACCTTGCCCTTCTTGCAGAGAAGTGCATGGAACTGGAAATTGTTCAGTGGGGCTACTCCACCAGCACCACATGGATGGTCAAGGCGAGGCAATACCTTAATTAA
- the ade gene encoding adenine deaminase, protein MIHIFDNALLFKPSTGEWQSVSFSVENGVVISVGARNQLAGDVVTDLKGARVIPGLIDAHVHIESTLLVPREFGRAVLSHGVTTAVADPHEIANACGCAGIDFMIRDADDAPNDIFFMVPSCVPATPADIGGAVVTADDLKKYVGNPRVLGLGEMMNFPGVIHDDPEVLAKLELFDHVDGHAPGVTGEDLCKYISHGIKTDHECTAAEEAREKLRHGMYIFLREGDAAKDVAVLSSVVTPFTVSRCCFCTDDRHVDSLVREGSIDHCIRVAVASGMPLELALRMATLSAAECFGLHDRGLIAPGRLADFCVLADSPEFRVVQVYKCGVLASEISTPSASAAFVSPKFDCRFPTAADLTLPVSGIARVIGLILGEIVTQNIHAPVGMDGVQKVVCVDRYAGRGFSVGLVKGFEIHAGAIAASISHDAHNIIAVGATDAEILAAVHAVADAGGGMAVVIGDEATVLPLPIAGLMTDEPVEVLLERFDALTSHLNRTGTFPRAFVHLSFLSLTVTPHLKITPRGLFDVDAFVDVPLFL, encoded by the coding sequence ATGATCCATATCTTTGACAACGCTCTCCTGTTCAAACCTTCCACAGGAGAGTGGCAGTCAGTTTCTTTTTCCGTTGAGAACGGTGTCGTGATCTCAGTTGGCGCACGCAATCAGCTTGCCGGCGATGTGGTTACCGATCTAAAAGGTGCGCGGGTAATTCCCGGACTCATTGATGCGCATGTACATATCGAGAGCACGCTGCTTGTTCCCCGTGAGTTTGGGCGTGCGGTTTTGTCCCACGGAGTAACGACCGCTGTTGCCGACCCGCATGAGATCGCAAACGCCTGCGGTTGTGCCGGCATTGATTTTATGATCCGTGACGCAGATGACGCGCCGAATGATATTTTTTTCATGGTGCCCTCCTGTGTTCCGGCAACTCCTGCTGATATTGGCGGAGCGGTGGTAACCGCTGATGACCTGAAAAAGTATGTGGGCAATCCCCGCGTTCTCGGGCTTGGGGAGATGATGAATTTCCCCGGTGTTATTCATGACGATCCCGAGGTTCTTGCAAAGCTTGAACTCTTCGACCATGTTGACGGTCATGCTCCGGGCGTGACCGGCGAGGATCTGTGTAAGTACATCTCGCACGGCATCAAAACCGATCATGAGTGTACCGCTGCCGAGGAGGCGCGGGAGAAACTCAGGCACGGCATGTACATTTTCCTGCGTGAGGGTGATGCGGCAAAGGATGTTGCGGTGCTGTCGTCTGTCGTAACGCCGTTTACGGTGTCCCGCTGCTGTTTCTGTACCGACGACCGTCATGTTGACTCTCTTGTCCGCGAGGGTTCGATCGATCACTGTATTCGCGTTGCGGTGGCGTCCGGTATGCCGCTTGAGCTGGCGCTTCGTATGGCGACCCTTTCTGCGGCAGAGTGTTTCGGGCTTCATGATCGCGGTCTGATAGCGCCCGGACGTCTCGCTGATTTCTGTGTCCTTGCTGATTCACCTGAGTTCAGAGTTGTTCAGGTTTACAAGTGCGGTGTTTTAGCATCAGAAATTTCTACACCATCCGCATCGGCAGCGTTTGTTTCGCCGAAGTTTGACTGCCGGTTCCCGACAGCCGCTGATCTCACTCTGCCGGTTTCGGGGATTGCTCGGGTTATCGGTCTGATTCTTGGAGAGATTGTGACGCAGAATATTCATGCGCCGGTAGGGATGGATGGTGTTCAAAAGGTCGTCTGTGTTGACCGGTATGCAGGCCGCGGTTTTTCTGTTGGGCTGGTGAAGGGATTTGAGATTCATGCGGGAGCAATTGCTGCGTCCATCTCGCATGATGCCCACAATATTATTGCTGTCGGTGCAACTGATGCAGAGATTCTTGCAGCTGTTCATGCGGTTGCGGATGCCGGCGGCGGGATGGCTGTTGTGATCGGGGATGAGGCGACTGTTCTCCCTCTTCCGATTGCGGGACTGATGACAGACGAGCCGGTTGAGGTTCTTCTTGAGAGGTTTGATGCGCTGACTTCGCATCTGAATCGCACGGGTACGTTCCCTCGTGCTTTTGTGCATCTGTCGTTTCTGTCGCTGACGGTGACTCCTCATCTGAAGATTACGCCGCGTGGTCTGTTCGATGTTGATGCTTTTGTGGATGTCCCTCTCTTCCTGTGA
- a CDS encoding aldehyde dehydrogenase family protein, which translates to MQMFVGGRAAESLSGKRTQIVNPATGNVIDTIPAGTADDVLAAVDAAEADQPKWANISPADKSRILINAAAQIRAEADSLATLLTTEQGKPLREAKDEILGTAHVFEYYASMTGSIRGNAASLPKYGYMNVVRKPIGICGAIVPWNMPAMIFGWKAGAALACGNAVVAKPSDTAPLTILRLAEILVHAGVSGGAMNVVTGSGSVVGDAVVRNADIRHVSFTGSVATGRSVALAAAPALKRLTLELGGNDAFIVAADADIDAAVTGAVRNRFYNCGQVCTSAKRILVDAKVSDEFVRKAKAAIEKLSVGNGLEKVNMGPLNNSDQRDTVASAVDRIVDEGAGTIVCGGKKLEGKGNFYAPTLIADAAPDAVREEIFGPVMPVIVFETLESAIEIANSTPYGLGASIWTKDITTAYTAAEEIRSGVVWVNKHLVLPPEIPFGGTKDSGYGRENGTDFIYEFTEPKSILISI; encoded by the coding sequence ATGCAGATGTTTGTAGGCGGCAGGGCAGCCGAAAGTCTTTCGGGAAAACGCACTCAGATTGTTAATCCGGCGACGGGAAACGTAATTGATACCATCCCTGCCGGAACCGCAGACGATGTTTTGGCAGCAGTTGATGCGGCGGAAGCGGATCAGCCGAAATGGGCAAACATCAGTCCTGCGGATAAATCCCGCATCCTGATAAACGCAGCAGCACAGATTCGTGCCGAGGCCGACTCGCTTGCGACACTCCTGACAACCGAGCAGGGAAAACCGCTGCGCGAAGCAAAGGATGAGATTCTTGGAACCGCTCACGTGTTTGAGTATTATGCATCGATGACCGGCAGCATCCGCGGCAACGCTGCATCTCTTCCGAAGTACGGGTACATGAACGTCGTCAGAAAACCCATCGGCATCTGTGGTGCGATCGTTCCCTGGAACATGCCTGCGATGATTTTCGGATGGAAAGCAGGGGCTGCTCTTGCCTGTGGGAATGCGGTCGTGGCAAAGCCGTCAGACACCGCTCCGCTGACCATTCTCAGACTTGCGGAAATTCTCGTTCATGCCGGAGTTTCCGGCGGCGCAATGAATGTGGTGACCGGTTCAGGCTCAGTTGTCGGAGATGCGGTGGTGAGAAATGCTGATATCAGGCATGTTTCCTTTACCGGCTCTGTTGCGACCGGGCGCTCGGTCGCTCTTGCCGCAGCTCCTGCACTCAAGAGGCTGACATTGGAACTTGGCGGAAATGATGCGTTCATTGTTGCAGCAGATGCTGATATTGATGCAGCAGTTACCGGAGCTGTTCGCAACCGGTTCTACAACTGCGGTCAGGTCTGTACTTCAGCGAAGCGGATTTTGGTTGATGCAAAAGTTTCAGACGAGTTTGTGCGGAAAGCAAAAGCAGCAATTGAGAAACTGTCGGTCGGCAACGGTCTTGAGAAGGTGAACATGGGACCGTTAAATAATTCCGACCAGCGTGATACTGTTGCATCCGCAGTGGACAGGATTGTCGATGAGGGAGCTGGAACGATTGTGTGCGGCGGAAAAAAACTGGAAGGAAAAGGTAACTTCTATGCTCCGACACTGATTGCGGATGCAGCACCTGACGCGGTGCGTGAAGAGATCTTTGGTCCTGTGATGCCGGTGATTGTGTTTGAGACACTGGAGAGTGCAATCGAGATTGCCAACAGTACTCCCTACGGGCTTGGCGCGTCGATATGGACAAAGGATATTACGACTGCGTATACTGCTGCCGAGGAGATCAGATCCGGTGTTGTCTGGGTGAACAAACATCTGGTCCTTCCACCGGAAATTCCTTTTGGAGGCACCAAGGATTCTGGATACGGTCGGGAAAATGGTACTGATTTCATCTATGAGTTTACCGAGCCGAAGAGTATTCTGATCAGTATCTAA
- a CDS encoding GHMP kinase — MTIMKIRGGDLDLVEYEFSSFYPGECLHTADITVAKEPYPTGDTIIARAPARIHLSVLDMNRFSPGTPGGGGLGFALRIYSEATVSCTDQHVIIDSPRKLLIEHLVAAFKAVTGYTGGFVIKTADQGREHVGLGSTCTVATAVVSAMNEAVGCPLSLEDVRMVIGHNYVEETEEEGKVAFGFETGVGSAASIFGGMTFVGDRLTRVYNHPFAEDKNVFVLIPRIHAEDDNAGLEEFTLLMNRARTLDYRDRELKAYMLMMDMIPSLARNNLKKMGDTMWEIEFRGSKRAEVQHHTFVLYSHMNALRNAGLEFVAMSSVGPSICVVTEKTAAEMQPIVSQLGLEIAVETKVDNTGLVVARV; from the coding sequence ATGACCATCATGAAGATTCGGGGTGGAGATCTCGATCTCGTTGAGTATGAGTTCAGTTCTTTTTATCCGGGCGAATGCCTGCACACTGCAGACATAACCGTCGCAAAAGAACCATACCCGACAGGAGACACCATAATAGCCCGTGCCCCGGCACGCATCCACCTCTCCGTTCTTGACATGAACCGGTTCAGCCCCGGAACTCCCGGCGGCGGCGGACTCGGGTTTGCCCTCCGGATTTATTCGGAAGCAACCGTCTCCTGCACGGACCAACATGTCATCATCGACTCGCCCCGCAAACTTCTCATCGAACACCTCGTCGCAGCATTCAAAGCAGTAACCGGATACACCGGCGGCTTTGTAATCAAAACTGCCGATCAAGGCCGCGAACATGTAGGCCTTGGTTCGACCTGCACAGTCGCAACTGCGGTTGTCAGCGCCATGAACGAAGCGGTCGGCTGTCCCTTGAGCCTTGAGGATGTCAGAATGGTCATCGGCCACAATTATGTGGAAGAGACCGAAGAAGAGGGCAAAGTCGCGTTCGGTTTTGAAACCGGCGTAGGCTCTGCCGCAAGTATTTTTGGCGGCATGACCTTTGTTGGCGATCGGCTGACCCGTGTTTACAACCACCCGTTCGCCGAGGACAAAAACGTCTTCGTCCTCATTCCAAGAATTCATGCTGAGGATGACAACGCAGGTCTCGAAGAGTTCACGCTTCTCATGAATCGTGCGAGAACTCTTGACTACCGCGACCGCGAACTCAAAGCCTACATGCTGATGATGGACATGATCCCTTCTCTTGCCAGAAACAATCTGAAAAAGATGGGTGATACCATGTGGGAGATTGAGTTCCGCGGTTCCAAACGTGCCGAGGTCCAGCACCACACCTTTGTTCTCTACAGTCACATGAATGCTCTGCGAAACGCAGGTCTTGAGTTTGTGGCAATGAGTTCGGTTGGTCCGTCGATCTGTGTGGTTACGGAAAAAACCGCTGCCGAGATGCAGCCGATCGTATCCCAGCTTGGTCTTGAGATAGCGGTTGAAACAAAAGTTGACAACACCGGACTTGTTGTTGCCAGAGTCTGA
- a CDS encoding NAD-dependent epimerase/dehydratase family protein gives MHCIVTGGAGFIGSHLVDLLLSRGDTVTVIDSMVAGRMMNLEENIGALTEFRHADLLEDGWQDALAGADRVYHIAADPDVRGSARKSFEVYNNNVTATVRVLEAMKEYGVKEIVFTSTSTVYGEASVIPTPENYSPMVPISIYGASKLACEAMISAYAATYGMKAWVYRFANIIGSRSTHGVIYDFVQKLQQNPKELEILGDGRQSKSYLAVENCVAAMVYAPTVSSGTFNVFNIGSEDWVSVRRIAELIVEEMCLRNVSFNFTGGDRGWVGDVPMMRLSVDLLKATGWMPGITSEESVRRAIRATLDE, from the coding sequence ATGCACTGTATTGTTACCGGTGGGGCGGGTTTTATCGGCTCGCATCTGGTTGACCTCCTCCTTTCCCGTGGGGATACGGTTACGGTTATCGATTCGATGGTTGCCGGCCGGATGATGAATCTTGAGGAAAATATCGGCGCTCTGACCGAGTTCCGCCATGCTGATCTTTTGGAAGACGGCTGGCAGGATGCTCTTGCGGGCGCTGACCGTGTGTATCATATTGCGGCTGATCCTGATGTGCGGGGGTCAGCAAGAAAATCGTTTGAGGTGTATAATAATAATGTGACCGCGACGGTTCGCGTGCTTGAGGCGATGAAGGAGTATGGTGTGAAGGAGATTGTGTTTACGTCGACTTCAACCGTCTACGGTGAGGCGAGTGTTATTCCAACGCCTGAGAATTATTCGCCGATGGTGCCGATTTCGATATACGGGGCAAGTAAGCTTGCGTGCGAGGCGATGATTTCTGCGTATGCGGCGACGTATGGGATGAAGGCGTGGGTGTACCGGTTTGCAAATATTATCGGTTCACGGAGTACGCACGGGGTGATTTATGATTTTGTGCAGAAGCTTCAGCAGAATCCAAAGGAGCTGGAGATTCTCGGCGACGGCAGGCAGAGTAAGTCCTATCTTGCGGTAGAAAACTGTGTTGCTGCAATGGTGTATGCGCCAACGGTTTCTTCGGGAACTTTTAATGTGTTTAATATCGGGTCTGAGGACTGGGTGAGTGTGCGGCGGATTGCGGAGCTGATTGTTGAGGAGATGTGTCTTCGTAATGTTTCGTTCAATTTCACGGGCGGCGACCGCGGATGGGTCGGCGATGTTCCGATGATGCGGCTGTCTGTTGATCTGCTGAAGGCGACCGGATGGATGCCGGGGATTACTTCGGAAGAGAGTGTCCGCCGTGCGATTCGTGCGACGCTGGATGAATAA
- a CDS encoding DUF368 domain-containing protein, whose translation MHTITRHITDLLRGVAMAVADSVPGVSGGTIAFLLGFYEKFINSAHNFLMGTNEERKAAFPFLFKLGIGWVAGFSVCVLILSTLFHTYIYEISSVFIGLTLIAVPIVIIEEKEYIKGKYLNLIFTAIGIAVVPLLMMLSPATGGSGVDLTQVSIGLAIYLFIAAIIAVSALVLPGISGSTLLLIMGLYIPLISAVSAVMHLDFAYVPMLIAFGLGMIAGLAISVKVIRHCFACYRPQTIYLCIGLLIGSLYAIALGSTTLAEPMPAMSWQTFNVGLCILGAAILAALQLLKKRTEKNVNMKRE comes from the coding sequence ATGCATACCATCACACGACACATAACCGATCTTCTCCGCGGAGTCGCCATGGCAGTTGCCGACAGCGTGCCCGGCGTTTCCGGTGGAACGATCGCATTCCTTCTCGGCTTTTATGAGAAGTTCATTAACTCTGCCCACAATTTCCTCATGGGAACAAACGAAGAACGAAAAGCTGCATTTCCTTTCCTTTTCAAACTCGGTATCGGCTGGGTCGCAGGATTTTCGGTCTGTGTTCTGATCCTCTCAACTCTGTTTCACACGTATATCTATGAGATAAGTTCAGTTTTTATCGGTCTCACGCTGATTGCTGTGCCGATTGTGATCATAGAGGAGAAGGAGTACATCAAAGGCAAATATCTGAATCTGATCTTTACGGCGATCGGTATTGCTGTTGTGCCTCTTTTAATGATGCTGAGTCCGGCTACCGGAGGGAGCGGGGTTGATCTGACGCAGGTGTCCATCGGCCTTGCAATCTATCTTTTCATCGCGGCAATTATTGCGGTGTCCGCCCTCGTGCTTCCGGGAATTTCAGGTTCGACCCTTCTTCTTATCATGGGTCTCTACATTCCGCTGATTTCTGCGGTCAGTGCGGTGATGCATCTGGATTTCGCGTATGTTCCCATGCTGATTGCGTTCGGCCTTGGTATGATCGCAGGTCTTGCCATTAGTGTGAAGGTGATCCGTCACTGCTTTGCCTGCTATCGGCCGCAGACGATTTATCTCTGTATCGGTCTTTTGATCGGATCGTTGTATGCAATCGCTCTCGGTTCAACGACACTGGCCGAGCCGATGCCTGCGATGAGCTGGCAGACGTTCAATGTTGGTTTGTGTATTCTCGGTGCGGCGATTCTTGCGGCTCTTCAGCTGCTGAAGAAACGTACTGAGAAAAATGTGAATATGAAACGCGAATAA
- a CDS encoding ABC transporter substrate-binding protein, translating into MKKHVVCGILCFCLIAAVMISGCIGVPDAEKKLIVVGIGENNPPYGYPDENGTYVGLDVESIEWIAQQNGYDIAYMGLPWTNIVNNVANETVDIIYCGLTITPERNEIVDFSDPYMIVNFAIAVLPNSSLTKEDVLSGNVSISTQTGGTSHAWTEKNLNETGILGKGNLRPQATIDDAFAMLADGKCDAIIYDEVTVNSYVAKGLAKKIGVIEVNELYGVAVRKGDNETLQMINKGIADLQASPKWQELLDKYGVILS; encoded by the coding sequence ATGAAAAAGCATGTTGTGTGTGGAATCCTCTGCTTCTGTCTGATCGCCGCAGTGATGATCTCAGGATGTATCGGAGTTCCTGATGCTGAAAAAAAACTGATCGTCGTTGGCATCGGAGAAAATAATCCTCCGTACGGATATCCTGATGAAAACGGCACTTATGTCGGTCTTGATGTTGAGTCCATCGAATGGATCGCCCAACAAAACGGCTATGACATTGCCTACATGGGGCTGCCCTGGACCAACATCGTCAACAATGTCGCCAACGAAACAGTGGACATCATCTACTGCGGCCTCACCATCACGCCTGAACGAAACGAGATCGTTGACTTCAGCGACCCCTACATGATCGTGAACTTTGCAATCGCTGTTCTGCCCAACTCCTCACTCACCAAAGAGGATGTCCTCTCCGGCAATGTTTCCATCAGCACACAGACCGGTGGAACCTCTCATGCATGGACCGAGAAAAATCTCAACGAAACCGGCATCCTTGGCAAGGGAAACCTCAGGCCGCAGGCAACCATTGATGACGCATTTGCCATGCTTGCTGACGGAAAATGTGACGCAATAATCTATGACGAGGTCACCGTGAACTCGTATGTTGCAAAAGGACTTGCAAAAAAAATCGGTGTGATTGAAGTCAACGAGCTCTACGGTGTTGCTGTCCGCAAAGGAGACAACGAAACCTTGCAGATGATCAACAAAGGCATTGCTGATCTTCAGGCTTCACCCAAATGGCAGGAACTGTTGGACAAGTACGGTGTCATTCTCTCCTGA
- a CDS encoding phosphopantetheine adenylyltransferase has protein sequence MKVMVGGTFDPLHIGHQLLLRRAFTTAGSGGHVVIGLSADPFAARKQHPVRSYEVRFNELTAWIEKQKFAATYEIEPLYDQYGSALTQDFDALVVSYETFPVGNEINRKRKEMGKPMVDLYQIQCVLADDGKAVSSTRIYRGEIDRYGKPVAEEEFITRD, from the coding sequence ATGAAAGTCATGGTCGGCGGGACATTTGATCCCCTCCACATCGGACACCAGCTGCTGCTGCGGCGGGCATTCACCACTGCGGGCAGCGGAGGCCATGTGGTAATCGGTCTTTCTGCTGATCCGTTTGCTGCACGAAAACAGCATCCGGTCAGAAGCTACGAAGTGCGGTTCAATGAACTCACCGCATGGATTGAGAAGCAGAAGTTTGCCGCAACCTATGAGATTGAACCGCTGTATGATCAGTACGGCAGTGCCTTAACTCAGGACTTTGACGCTCTTGTCGTCAGCTACGAAACATTTCCGGTTGGAAACGAGATCAACCGCAAACGAAAGGAGATGGGAAAACCCATGGTCGATCTGTATCAGATCCAGTGCGTCCTTGCTGATGACGGAAAAGCTGTATCCTCCACACGGATTTACCGCGGAGAAATAGACCGGTATGGAAAACCGGTTGCCGAAGAAGAGTTCATCACCCGCGACTGA
- a CDS encoding PaaI family thioesterase: MHSYVEKIASVGAQANPTFQTLGIEPVSWGGGKAVLKMNVTPAIHNGSGFMQGGFYVILADEAIALAIFAELDAESGAATISETTNFFRGVNEGVIYGVAHVVRKGRRIVFAEGEVRKGSPDGELLSKTIVSYTMTKA; encoded by the coding sequence ATGCATTCGTATGTTGAAAAGATTGCAAGTGTCGGGGCACAGGCGAATCCGACTTTTCAGACTCTTGGTATTGAACCGGTTTCCTGGGGGGGCGGTAAAGCTGTTCTGAAGATGAACGTGACTCCTGCTATTCATAACGGTTCAGGGTTTATGCAGGGAGGATTTTATGTGATTCTTGCTGACGAGGCAATTGCTCTGGCGATTTTTGCGGAGCTTGATGCGGAGAGCGGGGCTGCGACGATTTCAGAGACGACGAACTTTTTCCGCGGCGTGAATGAAGGTGTGATTTACGGAGTTGCACATGTTGTTCGGAAAGGAAGGAGAATTGTGTTCGCCGAGGGAGAGGTGCGGAAGGGATCTCCCGACGGCGAGCTGTTGTCAAAGACGATTGTGTCCTATACGATGACGAAGGCATAA